The following proteins are co-located in the Gopherus evgoodei ecotype Sinaloan lineage unplaced genomic scaffold, rGopEvg1_v1.p scaffold_39_arrow_ctg1, whole genome shotgun sequence genome:
- the LOC115642335 gene encoding immunoglobulin kappa light chain-like, translating to MKLKVPLVFLHLYLSCCEPQVIQSPESLVTGEGKVSTMSCSFTSAYQIFYWYQQLPGQGPTYLLTASSNENATVGQRFIGERLEDGERSSLHIADSQLGDSGSYLCAVEHSDTDGEVDTKVSQPAALSFLAGGSADLPCNHSVAGYDRVIWYYQSPRAAPRAVISGYKSAETSERFELSIDPSRLSAPLRITKVAVEDSGMYYCAVRDTARGNAGRAKQKPPRV from the exons ATGAAGCTGAAAGTCCCCTTGGTCTTTCTTCATTTGTATC TCTCCTGTTGCGAACCCCAAGTGATTCAGAGCCCTGAGTCGCTGGTTactggggaagggaaggtctcCACCATGTCCTGCTCCTTCACCAGCGCTTACCAAATCTTCTACTGGTACCAGCAGCTTCCTGGGCAAGGGCCGACCTATCTGCTGACGGCGAGCTCTAATGAGAATGCCACTGTGGGGCAGCGGTTCATAGGCGAGCGCCTGGAAGATGGGGAACGCAGCTCCCTGCACATCGCCGACTCCCAGCTGGGGGACTCAGGCAGCTACCTCTGTGCGGTGGAGCACAGTGACACAG atggAGAGGTGGACACGAAGGTTTCTCAGCCTGCTGCGCTGTCTTTCCTGGCGGGGGGCAGCGCTGATCTCCCCTGTAACCACAGTGTCGCTGGCTACGACAGAGTTATTTGGTACTATCAGAGCCCCAGAGCTGCTCCTCGAGCTGTGATATCTGGCTACAAGTCCGCGGAGACGTCGGAACGGTTTGAACTGTCCATTGACCCCTCCCGCCTGTCCGCCCCGCTGCGCATCACCAAGGTGGCGGTGGAGGACTCAGGGATGTATTACTGCGCCGTGAGAGACACAGCGAGAGGAAATGCAGGGCGAGCTAAACAGAAACCTCCCCGAGTCTGA